GCTAGGAGGCCGGCCGGCGTGGGGTCTCCAGGCCCAGCATGCGGTCCTTGAGCGCGGGGAACTGCTCGCGGGTCGCCGCGACCTTCCCGGGGTCGAGCTCGACCGTGAGGATCTCCTCGCCGGCCCCCGCCTCCGCCAGCACCTCTCCCCAGGGGTCGACCACGATCGAGTGACCGGCCTGCGGAACTCCCGCGTGGGTCCCGGCCGTTCCACACGCGAGCACGAACGCCTGGTTCTCCACCGCCCGCGCCTGAGCCAGCAGCGTCCAGTGCCCCCGGCGGCGCTCAGGCCAGCCCGCGGGGACGACCAGGGTCTCGGCGCCGGCGTCGACGAGGCCGCGGAACAGTTCGGGGAAACGGAGGTCGTAGCAGGTGCCCAGACCGAGGGTGGTCTCGGGCAGACGGACCGTCACCAGCTCCTGGCCCGCGCCCATCAGCACGGCCTCGCCCTTGTCGAAGCCGAAGCGATGGATCTTGCGGTAGGCGGCGATCAGATCACCGGAGGCGGAGAAGACGAGAGAGGTGTTGTAGAGCGTCCCGTCGTCGGCGCGCTCGGGGATCGAGCCCGCGTGCAGCCACACGCCCGCGTCGCTCGCGGCCTTCGCCATCGCCTCGTGCGTCGGCCCGTCCAGCGGTTCCGCGTTGCTGTCGAACCCCTCGTAGGCGAAGGCGCCCGTGGTCCACAGCTCGGGGAGGACGACGAGATCGGCGCCCGCCTGTTCCCGTACCAGGGAGGCCACCCGCAGCCGACGTGACTCGACCGATTCGTCCTCGTTCACGTCGATCTGGATCAGAGAGGCGCGCACACTACCACCGTCCTGGCATTCGAGCCGTTCACACGGGCCTACGATCGTCACACGAAAGCACTGCCGGGGTGCCTCACAGCAGCGTAACTTAGCGTTCCAACACACCCGCTCAGTGCAGCCACCTCCCGCTGGCAACGCCGCCACCACCTGCCCGTGTACCGACCGCCGAGGGGTCCCGTTCCGTGAGTCTGCATCCCACCCTCCAGCCCTACGCCGACGCCTGGACCCACTCCATCGAAGCGATATCCGAGCTGGTGACCCCGCTCGTGGAAGGAGAGTGGAACCGGCGTACGCCGTGCCCGGGCTGGTCGGTCCGTGACGTGGTCTCCCATGTCATCGGTCTGGACTGCGAGATGCTCGGCGACCCGCGCCCGATCCACACGCTCCCGCGCGACCTGTACCACGTGACGAACGAACAGCAGCGGTACACGGAGATGCAGGTCGACGTCCGCCGTCATCACACGGCGCCGGAGATGACGTCCGAGCTGGAGTACGTGATCATCCGCCGCAACCGGCAGCTGCGCAACGAGTCGCGTGAGCCGGGCTCGAAGGTGCGCGGCCCCTACGGCAGCGAACTGACGCTCGAGGAGTCCATGCGTCGGCACGCCTTCGACGTCTGGGTCCATGAGCAGGATCTGCGCGCCGCCCTCGGCCGCCCGGGCAATCTGGACTCGCCCGGCGCGCACATCGCCCGGGACTACCTGCTCGCCGAGCTGCCCGCCGTGGTCGCGGAGAAGGCCGACGCCCCGCGCAGTTCGGCCGTCGTCATCGACGTCCACGGCCCCATCGAGTTCCTGCGCACGATCCGCGTCGACATCCAGGGCCGCGGCACCCTCGAAACGGCCCCCGCTCTCGGCCCCGCCGCCACCCTCACCCTCGACTGGGAGACCTACGTCCGTCTGGCCTGCGGCCGGGTGACCCTGGACGCGGTGGCGGACCGGGTGAAGGCCGAGGGCGAGCCGCAGCTGACGGCGGCGATACTGAGGAACTTCACGGTGACGCCGTAACGGCACCTCTTCAGCCGACCGGGTCGGCGGTGGGTGGGCAAAGGCCGGGGGGTCTGGGGGCGGAGCCCCCAGGGCCGCCCACACCGACGCGCCCCGCTCACGCGGGAACGTGCACTGTCTCCACCCGGCTCGCGACAAGCCGCTCCCGCTCCCTGCGGATCGCCCGCTTCCGCAGCCGCAGGATCTGGCTGACCCCCACCGCCTGAAGCACGAACACCACGGAGAACGCGATCCGGTAGTTG
This DNA window, taken from Streptomyces sp. NBC_00663, encodes the following:
- a CDS encoding carbon-nitrogen family hydrolase, which translates into the protein MRASLIQIDVNEDESVESRRLRVASLVREQAGADLVVLPELWTTGAFAYEGFDSNAEPLDGPTHEAMAKAASDAGVWLHAGSIPERADDGTLYNTSLVFSASGDLIAAYRKIHRFGFDKGEAVLMGAGQELVTVRLPETTLGLGTCYDLRFPELFRGLVDAGAETLVVPAGWPERRRGHWTLLAQARAVENQAFVLACGTAGTHAGVPQAGHSIVVDPWGEVLAEAGAGEEILTVELDPGKVAATREQFPALKDRMLGLETPRRPAS
- a CDS encoding maleylpyruvate isomerase family mycothiol-dependent enzyme; translation: MSLHPTLQPYADAWTHSIEAISELVTPLVEGEWNRRTPCPGWSVRDVVSHVIGLDCEMLGDPRPIHTLPRDLYHVTNEQQRYTEMQVDVRRHHTAPEMTSELEYVIIRRNRQLRNESREPGSKVRGPYGSELTLEESMRRHAFDVWVHEQDLRAALGRPGNLDSPGAHIARDYLLAELPAVVAEKADAPRSSAVVIDVHGPIEFLRTIRVDIQGRGTLETAPALGPAATLTLDWETYVRLACGRVTLDAVADRVKAEGEPQLTAAILRNFTVTP